A segment of the Pseudomonas versuta genome:
TCGCCGGGGTCGGCAAAAAGGTTACGTCGGTGTGCCATACCGCGTTGTCACGCACGTCGGTGACGGCGGTGTCCAGCACCAGCACTTCGGGCTGCTCAGGTACGTTGGGATAGATCGGATGAATATGCAGATCACCAAAATTGGCCGCAAAGCGTGCTTGCTGCTGCGGGGTGATCGACTGGTCTTTGAAGAAAATAACCTGATGCTCAAGCAGCGCTTGCTCGATGGCATCGCGCTGCTGCGGGCTCAGGGGGCGGGTCAGGTCAACGCCGTCAATCTGGGCGCCAAGGGCAGAGCTAATCGGGGTAATGGTCAGGCTCATGGTCTATCTCTTTATCAGCGCGCCGATTGATCAGCGTCGAGTGTCTAGTGAGCCTGGCCGTGCCACGGCACCAGCTTGCGTTGCAGGGCGCGCAGGCCCATTTCCATGGCAAAGGCGATGATGGCAATCACCAGAATTCCCAGTACCACCACGTCGGTGACCAGAAATTGTGCGGCGGACTGCACCATGAAACCCAGCCCGCTGGTGGCGGCGATCAACTCGGCTGCCACCAGGGTCGACCAGCCGACGCCAAGGCCGATACGCACACCGGTCAGAATGTCCGGCAGGGCGCTGGGCAAAATCACATGGCGAATCAACTGCCAGCGGGTGGCACCCAACGACTGAGCGGCGCGGACTTTGGCCGGGTCGACGGTACGCACGCCGGTGGCAGTCGCAATTGCAATCGGGGCAAAAATCGCCAGGTAAATCAGCAGCACTTTTGAAAGCTCGCCAATCCCGCACCAGATCACAATCAGCGGCAAATAGGCCAGCGGCGGAATCGGGCGATAGAACTCGATCAGCGGGTCGAAAATCCCCCGCGCAATGCGGTTGTGGCCAATGGCGATACCCACCGGTACGGCGGTCAGGATCGCAAACCCCAGGCCCAGGCCGATACGGCT
Coding sequences within it:
- the tauC gene encoding taurine ABC transporter permease TauC; translated protein: MSSYEAVAAAPVAAPHAPRPVKRSLSTRWISVLTIVTLIALWWAVTAAGLIEPLFLPPPSAVLEKGWLLATKGYMDSTLWQHLGASLSRIGLGLGFAILTAVPVGIAIGHNRIARGIFDPLIEFYRPIPPLAYLPLIVIWCGIGELSKVLLIYLAIFAPIAIATATGVRTVDPAKVRAAQSLGATRWQLIRHVILPSALPDILTGVRIGLGVGWSTLVAAELIAATSGLGFMVQSAAQFLVTDVVVLGILVIAIIAFAMEMGLRALQRKLVPWHGQAH